Below is a genomic region from Brassica oleracea var. oleracea cultivar TO1000 chromosome C9, BOL, whole genome shotgun sequence.
CCTTTAGATAATACATAAAAAATTATCGATAAAAAAATCAAATTTATGATTAAAAATTACAATATCTTTAAAACTAGTAAATTTTTTTATCAATTCTTAAATATTAGTTTTTTACATTTTTTTCTACAAAATCATCTATCAAACTTTCATAATCAAATGCTTTGATCTTTGATCTATCTCTTTTAATCGATAACATTGAAGACAATTATGTTAAATTATTATATTCCTTTTAATCCACTCATATTAAATAACACGAAAGGCTATATAAAACTTAGTTGTCTTTTATTTAGAGATGGCCCATCACCTTATTAACTTATCGAACATATTAACACATGTTAACAAATAACAATATTGAATAATTAGGCCCTAAAATGTTTAAATAAATAATAGGTTCCATACTAATGTATCACATGTATGGGGTCAAACCCGGGCCTGCTTCAGCATGAGAGGGTTCCAGTGATAAGATTCAAACAAGTATTCAATCAATGGAGATCCACAATACAATCCAAGAATTTCCAAGAAAGACAGTTGAGCTGTCGTTAGAAATCTGTTATGCGGAGGCTGGAGATTGATCATACTAAAAACATAACATTATCATCATCAGTTACCCAAGTCAAGTTACCTATTAAGGAGCGTTTTGTTTGTTCCAGTAGTTTTGATGATCTAGTATGCCTCTTGCATCACTGGGATGTGCCGATCCTGGCCCCTAATTTTTTAAGAGGTAATTTTATATAGATATAGATCTTTAAATTTTCTACGTTTTGACATGAAATTTTTTTTCAAAAGTAAAGTAAAGAAGTTAATATTCGAAAGAAAATTAAAATTAAGAAGTATATATAAAAATATAAGTTATAGTGTATTATATTTATTTATATAAAATGAGTTCCCGCATGAATTTATGAAAACTATAACATGTTTAAAAAAAAAAAATCTTTGCATCTTGAATGACAAATTTATGAAATAATATATTGTCATAAATGTAAGTTTGCAATGATTTCTTCTTCTTATTATTTTTAAAAAAATATATATACTGATTTTGTAAAAGGTTACTTTATAAATTATGACATCTTTATTTTTATAAAATGAGTTTCCGTGCGATATCACACGGATTCCTTATCTAGTTTATATAGATATGTTGATCTCTAAATTTATGTAAAAGATATTAAAGTTCCTACTAAATAGTTATGGCCCCAAAATCTCAGAGGATGTCCTTCTGGTGTATTGCGATCAATCCAACTACTATATGGCATTGAACTCTCCCCCATCCAAATTTCAACAAGGTATGTCTCCCTCTTCCTACCATTTTTCTTTGACTAGATCGGGTATACACCCATTATCTTCGCATGGATTCGGTAAAGATTGATTCAGTGGCACCTACAAACCAGTTTGGCTATATAACTCTCAAGAGTTTGACGATGTTACAACTACATGTGAAGTTTTCGATTTTAGCACCAACGCTTGGAGGTATGTCACTCCTGCATCCCCTTGTGAGATTACTGATGAGCTCCCTCCTGTATATGAATATGTAGAAGGATCGCTTCATTAGTTCACAAAGTGTGAAGAAACCTAAGTATTATCATTGATTTACTTGATAAACAGTTTCATGTTCTCACTCCCATTTCATTTTCTTCACCAAAACAAGAGGTCTAATCCAGTGATATGTGTACCTGCACAAGTTGAGGGCATTTTCTTTCTCCATATATCCAGCACTAAATTGTTTATGGCTTAAAATCTCATGACCGGCCCTGAATAGGCAAATAACATTTCAGATGTATGTATCAAAACATACAGAGAAACAGCAACAATCATTCATGTAAGAAGGATCAAGAAATGCATTTGTTTATTCATTCGTTGGTTCTCTAAAAGATCAGATTAGAAATCTCATTGGTTTACTTTTGAAGGAGAACAATTGTCTCTCTAATTCACTGCATCATTCAATACCAAAACCACTGAAGCAAGTTCAAATTTTTCAGTATTTGCTAAATTGATTCCCAACATGAAGCTAATTAGACTATAAACATATGCTTTACATTTCAAATGGTAAGTATTAATATTTGAAGTCAAATGAATAATGGAGGAAATGAAAGAAAAAAAAAATCAAAGTCTAGTTAGCTTCATGTTGCAAAATCCACTGAATATTAGTACAAACAAAGAGTGTCCTTGACAGTACAGCTTCCAGCTTAGATGTTGATTATTCAGATACAAATGAGAGGGAATATAGGCTTTTACAGTATCAAGCAGATGAGTGAATAGAAGCACATCTTGGAGTGGTCTTTTGTCTGAGAAGAGTCTTGAGCTGAACCTTT
It encodes:
- the LOC106317416 gene encoding F-box protein At5g10340-like isoform X1, translated to MRRLEIDHTKNITLSSSVTQVKLPIKERFVCSSSFDDLVCLLHHWDVPILAPNFLREDVLLVYCDQSNYYMALNSPPSKFQQVWLYNSQEFDDVTTTCEVFDFSTNAWSFMFSLPFHFLHQNKRSNPVICVPAQVEGIFFLHISSTKLFMA
- the LOC106317416 gene encoding F-box protein At5g10340-like isoform X2, whose protein sequence is MRRLEIDHTKNITLSSSVTQVKLPIKERFVCSSSFDDLVCLLHHWDVPILAPNFLREDVLLVYCDQSNYYMALNSPPSKFQQVWLYNSQEFDDVTTTCEVFDFSTNAWRGLIQ